The following coding sequences lie in one Spirosoma sp. KUDC1026 genomic window:
- a CDS encoding SusC/RagA family TonB-linked outer membrane protein, with protein MSKRLAESRRWLVYVGCSQLLTLPLCSVAAPTLGNDPDVSRLRTAHSRLMPVTESRPSQLARMALRPTADKPVKPVDRTITGRVIDEQGSGLPGVSIVVKGSQRGSTTDAEGNYKLVIPDGATTLTFSFVGYLAQDVAIGSQSVLNVTLKQDTKSLEEVVVVGYGTQKKADVTGATATVTQKEFNAGVINNPLQSVQGKVAGLVIQAPNSDPTNNRPAIRLRGTSSLSANSEPLIVIDGVAGANLTSVAPEDIERVDVLKDASAAAIYGSRGANGVIVVTTKRGKSGQTQIEYNGYVGVQNVTKNPDVLTADEFRQKAQELGVKAIDGGASTDWFKAMEQTAISHNHSIGISGGSNKFTYRGSLVYLNQPGVVKNSGYDRLNARLNLVQKAFNDRMEIQLLVSQQFSNKKFIDYNAFRAATKMNPTYPVYNADGSFFQLASPQIEEENPVARISQITNDAKEKQTLVNGKVSLEVLKGLKVGVNASLSDFNYFSGYFVPSTFRGYANTGKSLANRFQREVIDKLIESTISYNATFGKSSLNVLAGHTYQKLGSEEMFAENRDFPDIFGYNNLEAGNPLPDGGNTRVVRSNKYEAILVGLLGRLNYSYDEKYLLTANIRRDGSSRFGANNRWGVFPSLSVGWRISQEPFLKNSSVVNDLKIRLGYGVTGNQDGIGDYASRLIFSQSGFYPTNGGFRSAYAFTQNANPDLKWETSAMTNLGFDFALFNNRVQGSLEFYNKDTRDLLFNYPLSIGQKYGSENLTAVVGSVLANVGRVNNRGVELSLTYQVIDKGKFNWQTTLNVAHNRNRVVSLTNDFYKYNTANPTTYGGIGSGQGGFANTFPIVLQEGYPIGQFYTARFLRFDERGNYVYEDNGGGGRDPGGKDRTYLGSSQPYMTLGWNNNFQYGNFDLNFFFRGSLGQKALNGPYLLYANPGNFPGNNVLAYAFQSGIGQGVASQLSSLWIEDASFIRLDNFRLGYRIPGLDRYVRNPQVYVSGQNLFVITKYRGIDPELRTGSSRDVYGGPGDNSVNLSPGIDPVSFYPRTRSFVLGVSVAF; from the coding sequence ATGAGCAAACGTTTAGCTGAATCAAGACGGTGGCTTGTCTACGTCGGTTGCTCACAGCTGCTTACCCTGCCGCTGTGTTCAGTTGCCGCACCGACGTTGGGCAATGACCCTGATGTTAGCCGGTTAAGAACCGCCCATAGCCGACTAATGCCCGTAACCGAGAGCAGGCCCAGCCAATTGGCCCGGATGGCGTTACGACCGACGGCAGATAAGCCAGTCAAACCGGTAGATCGGACTATTACGGGGCGAGTGATTGACGAACAGGGATCAGGCCTACCTGGCGTCTCGATCGTAGTAAAAGGCAGTCAGCGCGGTTCAACGACTGACGCGGAAGGAAACTATAAACTAGTTATCCCCGACGGCGCGACGACCCTGACTTTCAGCTTCGTTGGTTACCTGGCGCAGGATGTGGCCATTGGCAGCCAGAGTGTTCTCAACGTAACGCTCAAGCAGGACACCAAATCGCTGGAGGAAGTAGTGGTAGTCGGCTACGGTACGCAGAAAAAAGCTGACGTCACCGGCGCCACGGCCACTGTCACCCAAAAAGAATTTAACGCCGGGGTCATCAACAACCCGCTTCAATCGGTGCAGGGTAAGGTAGCGGGTCTGGTTATCCAGGCCCCCAACAGCGACCCGACCAACAACCGACCCGCCATCCGGCTACGGGGTACGTCGTCGTTGAGCGCCAACAGCGAACCCCTGATCGTTATTGACGGGGTAGCTGGCGCAAACCTAACCAGCGTTGCCCCCGAAGACATTGAACGGGTCGACGTACTCAAGGACGCGTCTGCCGCAGCGATTTATGGGTCGCGTGGTGCCAACGGGGTTATCGTTGTCACAACCAAACGGGGCAAAAGCGGCCAAACCCAGATCGAGTACAATGGCTACGTGGGGGTGCAGAACGTAACGAAGAATCCAGACGTATTGACGGCCGATGAATTTCGCCAGAAAGCGCAGGAATTAGGCGTAAAAGCCATCGACGGCGGAGCCAGCACCGACTGGTTTAAAGCGATGGAGCAGACGGCCATAAGCCACAACCACTCGATTGGTATTTCGGGCGGATCGAACAAGTTCACGTATCGCGGCTCGCTGGTTTATCTGAATCAGCCGGGGGTTGTCAAGAACTCGGGCTACGACCGGTTGAATGCGCGGCTGAATCTGGTCCAGAAAGCATTCAATGACCGGATGGAGATTCAGTTGCTGGTATCGCAGCAGTTCTCCAACAAAAAGTTCATTGACTACAATGCGTTCCGGGCGGCCACGAAAATGAACCCGACCTATCCGGTCTATAATGCCGATGGTTCATTCTTCCAGTTGGCCAGCCCACAGATCGAGGAAGAGAACCCGGTAGCGCGGATCTCGCAGATCACCAACGACGCCAAAGAGAAGCAAACGCTGGTCAACGGCAAGGTGTCACTGGAGGTGCTCAAAGGGCTGAAAGTAGGCGTCAACGCATCGCTGAGCGATTTCAACTACTTCTCGGGGTATTTCGTTCCCAGCACGTTCCGCGGCTACGCGAACACGGGTAAATCGCTGGCCAACCGGTTCCAGCGCGAAGTAATCGACAAACTCATTGAGTCGACAATCAGCTATAACGCGACGTTCGGCAAAAGCAGCCTGAACGTACTGGCCGGGCATACCTACCAGAAATTGGGCAGCGAGGAGATGTTTGCCGAAAACCGCGACTTCCCCGACATCTTCGGCTATAACAACCTGGAAGCGGGGAATCCCCTGCCTGATGGCGGTAACACGCGGGTCGTTCGGTCGAACAAGTACGAGGCTATCCTGGTGGGTTTACTGGGTCGACTCAACTATTCCTACGACGAAAAATACCTGCTGACGGCCAACATTCGCCGGGATGGTTCGTCACGGTTCGGGGCCAACAACCGGTGGGGCGTGTTTCCTTCGCTCTCTGTAGGCTGGCGGATCAGTCAGGAGCCCTTCCTGAAAAACAGCAGCGTGGTCAACGACCTGAAAATTCGACTGGGTTACGGCGTTACGGGTAACCAGGACGGTATCGGCGATTATGCCTCCCGGCTGATTTTTTCGCAGAGCGGTTTCTATCCAACCAACGGCGGCTTCCGGTCGGCCTACGCCTTTACGCAGAACGCCAACCCCGATCTGAAGTGGGAAACCTCGGCCATGACCAACCTGGGCTTCGACTTTGCGCTGTTCAACAATCGGGTGCAGGGCTCGCTGGAATTTTATAACAAAGACACGCGGGATCTGCTGTTCAACTACCCGCTGTCGATTGGTCAGAAGTACGGCTCCGAAAACCTGACAGCGGTGGTGGGCAGTGTACTGGCCAACGTCGGGCGGGTCAACAACCGGGGCGTCGAGCTGAGCCTGACTTACCAGGTTATCGACAAAGGCAAGTTTAATTGGCAGACAACGCTCAACGTAGCGCACAATCGCAACCGGGTAGTGTCGCTAACCAATGACTTCTACAAGTACAATACGGCTAATCCAACCACGTACGGCGGCATTGGTAGCGGACAGGGTGGTTTTGCCAACACGTTCCCGATCGTACTTCAGGAGGGCTATCCGATTGGACAGTTTTATACCGCCCGTTTCCTGCGCTTTGATGAACGGGGTAACTACGTCTACGAAGACAACGGGGGTGGCGGTCGCGATCCGGGCGGTAAAGATCGGACGTACCTGGGCAGCTCGCAGCCGTACATGACGCTGGGCTGGAACAACAATTTCCAGTACGGCAACTTCGATCTGAATTTCTTCTTCCGGGGTTCGCTGGGCCAGAAAGCCCTGAACGGCCCGTACCTGCTATACGCCAATCCCGGCAACTTCCCCGGAAACAACGTACTGGCTTACGCTTTCCAGAGTGGTATCGGGCAGGGGGTAGCCTCGCAGCTGTCCAGCCTCTGGATCGAAGATGCATCGTTCATCCGGCTCGATAATTTCCGGCTGGGCTACCGGATTCCGGGTCTTGATCGGTACGTTCGAAACCCACAGGTGTACGTTTCCGGCCAGAACCTGTTCGTGATCACCAAGTACCGCGGCATTGATCCAGAGTTGCGGACGGGCTCATCGCGGGATGTGTACGGCGGGCCGGGCGACAATAGCGTCAACCTGTCGCCGGGTATCGATCCCGTAAGCTTCTATCCACGGACGAGGTCATTTGTGCTGGGTGTTTCTGTTGCCTTCTAA
- a CDS encoding M20/M25/M40 family metallo-hydrolase, which yields MNRKITVAYLITCLTISPAFQLWAQDEKPVALDKRYETEIKNLAKRPAVQAAFKVFMDLEPETRQTHIMLTETASPPFKEQVRATKYADLMRAAGADSVWIDNVSNVLALRKGKGGQKTVVVEAHLDTVFPEGTDVKVKQKGDTLYAPGIGDDTRGLAAVLTVLKGMEKAKIETDANVLFIGAVGEEGLGDLRGVKNLFKKGGPRIDSYIAVDGDGINEITHRGLGSHRYRITFKGPGGHSYGAFGIVNPHGALGKAIYYFTQEADKFTREGIKTTYSVSVIGGGTSVNAIPYESWMEVDMRSESPEKLNGIDKLLQAAVQKALDEENAMKRSGPDLTVDVKQVGDRPSGRTEATNPLVQRAVAVAKYMNVEPVLSVSSTNANTPIAEGVPAITIGSGGTGGGAHSLGEWWLNDKGYLGMQRILLVLLAEAGVK from the coding sequence ATGAACCGGAAAATTACGGTAGCTTATCTTATCACTTGTTTAACAATTAGCCCGGCGTTTCAGCTCTGGGCGCAGGACGAAAAACCTGTAGCACTGGACAAACGCTACGAAACTGAAATCAAAAACCTGGCCAAGCGCCCGGCGGTGCAGGCTGCGTTTAAGGTGTTTATGGACCTGGAACCGGAGACACGGCAGACGCACATTATGCTGACCGAAACGGCGTCGCCCCCGTTCAAGGAGCAGGTACGCGCGACGAAATACGCCGACTTGATGAGAGCCGCCGGTGCCGATTCCGTCTGGATCGATAACGTTAGTAACGTACTGGCCCTGCGCAAAGGCAAAGGCGGTCAGAAAACGGTTGTGGTCGAAGCGCACCTGGATACGGTATTCCCCGAAGGAACCGACGTGAAGGTGAAGCAGAAAGGTGATACGTTGTACGCGCCGGGTATCGGTGATGATACCCGGGGGCTGGCGGCTGTACTGACTGTGTTGAAAGGCATGGAAAAGGCCAAAATCGAGACCGACGCAAATGTCTTGTTTATTGGGGCCGTGGGCGAAGAGGGGCTGGGCGATCTGCGGGGGGTTAAGAACCTGTTCAAAAAAGGCGGTCCGCGTATCGATTCATACATCGCTGTCGACGGCGATGGCATCAACGAGATTACCCACCGCGGGCTGGGTTCGCACCGGTATCGGATTACGTTCAAAGGGCCGGGTGGTCACTCGTATGGCGCGTTTGGCATTGTGAATCCGCACGGGGCACTGGGCAAAGCTATTTACTATTTTACGCAGGAAGCCGACAAGTTCACCCGCGAGGGTATCAAAACGACGTATAGTGTCAGCGTGATCGGCGGTGGTACGTCGGTGAACGCCATTCCCTACGAATCCTGGATGGAAGTGGATATGCGGTCGGAAAGCCCGGAAAAACTGAACGGCATCGATAAGTTGCTCCAAGCTGCCGTGCAGAAGGCGCTGGACGAAGAGAACGCGATGAAACGCTCCGGCCCGGATCTGACGGTCGACGTAAAACAGGTGGGCGATCGGCCCTCGGGTCGTACGGAGGCAACCAATCCACTGGTACAGCGGGCTGTTGCTGTGGCAAAATACATGAATGTTGAGCCTGTCCTGAGCGTCAGCTCGACCAACGCCAACACGCCTATTGCCGAAGGCGTGCCTGCCATTACGATTGGCAGTGGTGGTACGGGGGGCGGTGCGCACTCGCTGGGCGAGTGGTGGCTGAACGACAAAGGGTACCTGGGTATGCAGCGCATCCTGCTCGTGCTGCTGGCCGAAGCTGGGGTGAAATAG